Proteins co-encoded in one Gleimia hominis genomic window:
- the nusB gene encoding transcription antitermination factor NusB: MSSKTKSRFTSRTRARKRAVDTLFEAEQRDLGTPGAIRDLLQQRQRLTAAQSPLPEYAIEIVEGVADHLGTIEDLLAQYSTSRPFDRLPSVDRAVLRVGAWEILWNDEVPDVTAIDEAVTIVKEVSTEESPSVVNAMLDAIRKNAAEALQADAALAAAFDAPSEASYSNEEEPVCGGEDAVTAEDEPALAGEADASGGEGPVQGDTADFREDPESDGESSGSEWHW; the protein is encoded by the coding sequence ATGTCTTCGAAAACTAAATCACGGTTCACGTCTCGCACGCGGGCGCGCAAACGCGCAGTTGACACGCTATTTGAAGCCGAGCAGCGGGACTTGGGCACGCCCGGTGCGATTCGTGACCTATTGCAGCAGCGCCAGCGCCTCACCGCAGCGCAGAGTCCACTACCCGAGTACGCGATTGAAATTGTTGAGGGGGTCGCTGACCACCTCGGGACGATTGAGGATCTGTTAGCGCAGTACTCTACTTCGCGTCCGTTCGACCGCCTACCGAGTGTGGACCGGGCGGTCCTGCGCGTGGGCGCGTGGGAAATCTTGTGGAATGATGAGGTGCCGGATGTCACTGCGATTGACGAAGCGGTGACGATCGTTAAAGAGGTGTCGACGGAGGAATCACCGAGTGTGGTTAACGCCATGCTGGATGCGATTCGGAAGAATGCAGCCGAGGCGTTGCAGGCGGATGCTGCGCTAGCGGCGGCCTTTGATGCGCCGAGCGAAGCCTCATATTCGAATGAGGAAGAACCTGTTTGTGGTGGGGAAGATGCTGTGACTGCCGAGGATGAGCCCGCGCTTGCTGGGGAAGCGGATGCTAGTGGCGGGGAAGGTCCTGTGCAGGGTGACACCGCGGATTTTCGCGAAGACCCCGAGTCGGATGGAGAATCTTCAGGGTCCGAGTGGCACTGGTAG
- the efp gene encoding elongation factor P: MATTNDLKNGMVLKIDNQLWSVVEFQHVKPGKGPAFVRTKIKNVLSGKTIDKTFNAGVKVETATVDRRDMTYLYQDGDDYVFMDAATYDQILVTGDTVGDLKNYMVENQSAIVSMYEGSVLYIELPPTVELTISYTEPGLQGDRSNAGTKPATLETGYEIQVPLFLDEGARIKVDTRTGEYAGRVNA; this comes from the coding sequence GTGGCAACCACAAACGACCTCAAAAACGGCATGGTGTTGAAGATTGATAACCAACTCTGGTCCGTGGTGGAGTTCCAACACGTTAAACCCGGTAAAGGCCCGGCTTTTGTGCGCACGAAGATTAAGAACGTGCTGTCGGGAAAGACGATCGATAAAACGTTCAATGCGGGCGTGAAGGTAGAAACCGCAACCGTCGACCGGCGCGACATGACCTACCTGTACCAAGACGGTGACGACTACGTGTTCATGGACGCAGCTACTTACGATCAGATCCTCGTGACCGGCGACACGGTGGGTGATTTGAAGAACTACATGGTAGAGAACCAGTCGGCAATCGTTTCGATGTACGAAGGCTCCGTGCTGTACATTGAACTGCCCCCGACGGTGGAGCTGACAATTTCATACACGGAACCGGGCTTGCAGGGGGATCGTTCCAACGCGGGAACGAAACCGGCCACACTTGAAACCGGGTACGAAATCCAGGTGCCTTTGTTCTTGGATGAGGGTGCGCGCATCAAGGTTGACACCCGCACGGGTGAGTACGCGGGACGTGTAAACGCCTAG
- a CDS encoding shikimate kinase, whose protein sequence is MSDTAKSNQPRAVLLGVAGAGVVEVARELARTHPDLSIVSVEKRASDAAGTAVSDVLIDRGEARYEQLIRQASLQALAEPSVVALPPQAPLNSEVAARLEEIKSRGGVIIGFTAQLEELIRRTGLNAPRAAGLGPTRRMFANLMKKYETAYEPLVTHKMDTTGLSVTRVSERVFALIPGRAVS, encoded by the coding sequence ATGAGTGACACGGCAAAGTCGAATCAGCCCCGCGCGGTCCTACTGGGCGTGGCGGGTGCAGGAGTGGTGGAGGTGGCACGCGAACTGGCGCGAACCCACCCGGACCTATCCATCGTGTCGGTTGAAAAGCGCGCCAGTGACGCCGCCGGAACCGCGGTGTCCGACGTGCTCATTGACCGGGGAGAAGCCCGGTACGAGCAGCTCATCAGGCAGGCGTCACTGCAGGCACTGGCGGAGCCCAGCGTGGTTGCGCTGCCCCCTCAGGCACCATTGAATTCGGAAGTAGCGGCGCGGTTAGAGGAAATTAAATCTCGCGGCGGAGTGATCATAGGTTTCACAGCGCAGCTGGAGGAGCTAATTCGGCGCACTGGTTTGAATGCTCCGCGGGCAGCTGGATTGGGACCCACCCGACGCATGTTCGCGAACTTAATGAAAAAGTACGAAACTGCGTACGAACCGCTGGTGACACACAAAATGGATACCACGGGGCTGAGCGTAACGCGCGTATCCGAGCGAGTATTCGCGCTAATACCAGGGCGCGCGGTATCCTAA
- the aroB gene encoding 3-dehydroquinate synthase, producing MKQIRVRGERDYSVSVGSGTLSCVSDYARGGRALVMHTKSTRAYAQRVGEHLEPSMRVHYLEVPDGEAAKTTAVLAQAWDRAADVQLGREDLIVSVGGGAVTDLAGFVAATWLRGIDVLHVPTSLLAMVDAAVGGKTGVNTSRGKNLAGAFHSPIGVVADTDLLTTLPRRYWVEGMGEVLKCGFISDPSILDDAAEIISPKHSHLESLIAKSVSVKARVVGADPKEAGEREILNYGHTLAHAIEVLEHFTIAHGEAVSIGCVYAAHVAQEMGLGSAQWLEVQRESLRNQGLPTGWKTTNFDAVLELMQRDKKVRSEHIRMVLLAGPAQPTVVPVEKAVLVRAAKNMEVIDE from the coding sequence ATGAAGCAGATAAGGGTTCGCGGCGAACGCGACTACTCCGTGTCAGTGGGGAGCGGTACCTTGAGCTGCGTGTCTGATTACGCGCGCGGCGGCCGCGCCCTGGTGATGCACACAAAGTCCACGCGGGCGTACGCGCAGCGAGTTGGGGAGCACCTGGAGCCGAGCATGCGCGTGCACTACCTGGAGGTACCGGACGGGGAGGCCGCGAAAACCACGGCGGTACTTGCACAAGCCTGGGACCGAGCGGCGGACGTGCAGTTAGGTCGGGAGGACTTGATCGTATCGGTCGGCGGCGGCGCCGTTACCGACCTGGCAGGTTTCGTGGCTGCCACGTGGCTGCGCGGTATCGATGTCCTGCACGTGCCCACTTCGCTGCTGGCCATGGTGGATGCTGCGGTAGGGGGTAAGACGGGCGTTAACACCAGTCGGGGCAAGAACCTGGCGGGCGCGTTCCACAGCCCGATTGGCGTGGTGGCGGACACGGATTTGCTGACTACCCTGCCGCGGCGCTATTGGGTTGAAGGCATGGGGGAAGTGCTTAAATGCGGCTTTATTTCCGATCCGTCTATTTTGGATGATGCAGCGGAGATTATTAGCCCGAAGCATTCCCATTTGGAATCGTTGATTGCCAAATCTGTTTCGGTAAAAGCCCGGGTAGTTGGCGCGGACCCAAAGGAAGCGGGGGAGCGCGAGATTTTGAACTATGGACACACCCTGGCGCACGCGATTGAAGTACTAGAGCACTTTACGATCGCCCACGGGGAAGCCGTGTCCATTGGTTGCGTTTACGCGGCCCACGTGGCCCAAGAAATGGGGTTGGGTTCTGCGCAGTGGCTTGAGGTTCAGCGCGAATCCTTACGCAACCAGGGCCTACCAACGGGTTGGAAAACAACGAACTTTGACGCGGTTTTGGAACTGATGCAGCGGGATAAGAAAGTGCGGTCGGAGCACATTCGGATGGTACTGTTGGCCGGGCCTGCGCAGCCAACGGTAGTGCCTGTTGAGAAGGCGGTGTTAGTGCGCGCAGCGAAGAACATGGAGGTAATCGATGAGTGA
- a CDS encoding shikimate kinase — translation MSIILIGLPGSGKSSVGKALSALLRWEFVDLDEEVQRRAGTSIAQIFARGEDCFREVEANCLREWLSRGDCVIATGGGVVETPCNRRDLMEAAGRGNAVVFLDVEVPEALRRIDGTAHRPLLSDGAEQSLRSIARRRTQWYRQCANLHLKVDDRPAHVHAQRLFARLVAEADFEPRDNTGGAH, via the coding sequence GTGAGTATTATTCTGATTGGCCTGCCGGGCAGCGGTAAGTCCAGTGTGGGCAAGGCATTGTCGGCGTTGCTGCGCTGGGAGTTTGTAGATTTGGATGAGGAAGTTCAGCGGCGCGCTGGAACGTCGATTGCGCAGATTTTTGCGCGAGGTGAAGACTGTTTCCGCGAAGTTGAAGCGAACTGCTTGCGCGAATGGTTGAGCCGCGGCGACTGCGTGATCGCGACCGGAGGGGGCGTGGTAGAGACGCCCTGTAACCGCCGCGACTTGATGGAAGCCGCTGGGCGGGGCAATGCAGTAGTGTTTTTAGACGTTGAGGTACCCGAGGCGCTGCGCCGCATTGACGGCACTGCCCACCGGCCACTGCTGAGCGATGGGGCGGAACAAAGCTTGCGCTCGATCGCACGCCGGCGCACCCAGTGGTACCGGCAGTGCGCGAATCTGCACCTCAAGGTGGACGATCGGCCAGCGCACGTGCATGCCCAAAGGCTGTTTGCGCGGCTGGTGGCGGAGGCAGACTTTGAACCGCGGGATAATACTGGTGGAGCACACTAG
- the aroC gene encoding chorismate synthase produces MMRWITAGESHGEALVGIIDPVPAGLAITSADIEGALARRRIGYGRGARQKFEQDRVRLLSGVRHGRTLGSPIAIEVANSEWPKWRTVMSSDPVDPKDLMIDAGTGDEREVARNKRLTQPRPGHADLPGMLKYAHEDARNVLERSSARETAMRVALGEVARQFLRQVAGIEVLGHVVQVGQESASARTLTLRDAKAVEASDVRCVDAATAARFRAEIDGAKRSGDTVGGVVEVVAFNVPAGLGTYTQWDQRLDGQLAQALMSIQAAKSVEIGDGLTQTQTRGSRAHDEILVDERAYRPTNHAGGLEGGMSNGEPLVARVGFKPISTVPHALHTIDLENRTATKALHQRSDTCAVVPAAVIAEAMVALVLANAVTQMFGGTTVDRIRMAMDSYVRETRARLQP; encoded by the coding sequence ATGATGCGTTGGATAACAGCCGGGGAATCGCATGGTGAAGCTCTGGTGGGGATTATTGACCCCGTGCCCGCGGGTCTAGCAATCACTAGTGCGGATATCGAGGGTGCGTTGGCGCGCCGACGCATCGGTTACGGGCGAGGAGCGCGGCAGAAGTTCGAACAAGACCGGGTGCGTTTGCTCTCTGGGGTGCGTCACGGCCGCACCTTGGGCTCACCGATTGCAATCGAAGTGGCGAACTCGGAATGGCCGAAGTGGCGCACCGTCATGTCCTCGGACCCGGTGGATCCCAAGGACCTCATGATTGACGCAGGGACGGGTGATGAGCGCGAAGTGGCGCGCAATAAGCGGCTTACGCAGCCCCGTCCCGGCCACGCGGACCTGCCTGGCATGTTGAAATATGCGCATGAGGACGCTCGCAATGTGCTGGAGCGCTCAAGCGCGCGCGAAACCGCGATGCGGGTTGCGCTGGGTGAGGTAGCGCGCCAGTTTCTCCGTCAGGTGGCCGGGATTGAGGTTCTGGGCCACGTGGTGCAGGTCGGCCAGGAATCCGCGTCTGCACGGACGCTAACGCTGAGGGACGCGAAGGCAGTTGAGGCCAGTGATGTGCGGTGTGTTGACGCGGCAACGGCGGCGCGGTTCAGAGCGGAAATTGATGGGGCGAAACGCAGTGGTGACACGGTCGGCGGGGTAGTTGAAGTGGTGGCGTTCAACGTGCCCGCGGGGCTGGGCACTTACACGCAGTGGGATCAGCGGTTGGACGGGCAGCTGGCGCAAGCACTCATGTCGATCCAAGCAGCGAAGTCCGTGGAGATCGGCGATGGCCTAACGCAAACGCAGACCCGGGGGTCGCGCGCGCACGACGAAATCTTGGTTGACGAGCGTGCTTACCGCCCGACGAACCACGCCGGTGGTTTAGAAGGGGGAATGAGCAACGGTGAGCCACTAGTGGCGCGTGTTGGGTTCAAACCGATCTCTACCGTTCCCCACGCGTTGCACACCATTGATTTAGAAAACCGCACAGCTACGAAGGCGCTGCATCAGCGGTCGGATACGTGCGCGGTGGTACCGGCTGCGGTGATCGCGGAGGCGATGGTGGCGCTGGTATTGGCCAATGCGGTAACGCAAATGTTTGGCGGCACCACCGTGGACCGTATCCGCATGGCGATGGATTCATACGTGCGCGAAACAAGGGCGCGCCTGCAGCCGTGA
- a CDS encoding prepilin peptidase encodes MSAQIIWYACACALGLAVVIWAGMRGPRLLARYFEPHGLPTPAASHLVYLTALVEAAVLFAGFTDPFLTVTLPLSGVLAMHLLVDGTVKKLPNALTVIGAGLLAVGAVIGVVHAWQEVHLAELLFNVAVGALVWFLPLFVVRSLGGSVGRGDIKLAPLLGAWLGLYSAGTAFGGLVTGFVIGGVYACVLLVARKARLTDTVAFGPAMISGAALIWLMGSGTIASF; translated from the coding sequence TTGAGCGCGCAAATCATTTGGTACGCGTGTGCGTGCGCGTTGGGCTTGGCTGTAGTTATTTGGGCTGGGATGCGCGGGCCGAGGCTGCTGGCGCGTTATTTTGAACCCCACGGATTACCGACTCCGGCGGCGTCACATTTGGTGTACTTGACGGCGCTGGTGGAAGCCGCGGTTTTATTCGCTGGCTTCACTGACCCGTTTTTGACGGTGACTCTGCCGCTCAGCGGTGTACTCGCGATGCACCTGCTGGTGGATGGGACGGTGAAGAAACTACCGAATGCATTGACGGTAATCGGTGCGGGCCTGCTTGCTGTTGGCGCGGTGATCGGCGTGGTCCACGCGTGGCAAGAAGTGCATTTAGCGGAACTGCTGTTCAACGTCGCTGTGGGCGCGCTCGTGTGGTTCCTTCCCCTGTTCGTAGTGCGATCCCTAGGCGGCAGCGTTGGGCGCGGCGATATTAAACTGGCCCCACTGCTCGGTGCTTGGCTTGGATTGTACTCGGCAGGTACCGCGTTCGGAGGTCTGGTCACCGGTTTCGTGATCGGCGGTGTATACGCGTGCGTGCTGCTCGTGGCTCGTAAAGCCCGGTTAACAGACACGGTGGCGTTCGGGCCGGCGATGATTTCAGGGGCCGCGTTGATCTGGCTGATGGGGTCTGGAACGATCGCGTCATTCTAA
- a CDS encoding shikimate dehydrogenase, producing MRGYVIGHPVAHSLSPVLHRAAYASLGLDHEFEAVDVTAELLPQWVQSRPKSFLGCAVTMPLKQAIIGVLDAVEPLAEAVGAVNTVVPSAGVLAGFNTDVHGIVQAVQHEQGHYETAVIVGGRATASSALAALGQLGAREIWTIARSFGGLGSITLAENRMGVSTGHVPWRNRRQALEVMARADVVISTVPRSVANEWADAPFQPGATVLDVVYEDWPTALATQAHARGARAVSGHEMLLHQAVQQVELMTGKSPDISAMRQAMDAAIDHVGRNS from the coding sequence ATGCGTGGGTATGTGATTGGACATCCGGTGGCGCACAGTTTGTCACCGGTTTTGCACCGCGCAGCTTACGCGAGCTTGGGGTTAGACCACGAGTTCGAAGCCGTTGACGTCACTGCTGAACTGTTGCCGCAGTGGGTGCAGTCGCGGCCCAAGAGTTTTCTGGGGTGCGCTGTCACGATGCCGCTTAAACAGGCGATCATTGGGGTTTTGGATGCGGTTGAGCCGCTTGCGGAAGCAGTAGGAGCGGTGAATACCGTGGTGCCATCCGCCGGAGTGCTAGCGGGGTTCAACACGGATGTGCACGGGATCGTGCAGGCAGTTCAGCACGAGCAGGGCCACTACGAAACCGCGGTTATTGTGGGTGGCCGGGCCACCGCGTCTTCCGCGCTCGCCGCGTTAGGGCAGCTGGGAGCACGGGAAATCTGGACGATTGCACGCAGTTTCGGTGGTCTCGGTTCGATTACTTTGGCGGAAAACCGGATGGGAGTGTCGACTGGGCACGTGCCGTGGCGTAATCGCCGTCAAGCCCTTGAGGTTATGGCTCGCGCGGATGTGGTGATTTCGACGGTGCCGAGGTCGGTGGCTAACGAGTGGGCGGATGCTCCGTTCCAACCGGGCGCGACCGTGTTGGATGTGGTGTATGAGGATTGGCCGACTGCATTGGCTACGCAGGCTCACGCGCGGGGCGCTCGGGCGGTGTCGGGCCACGAGATGCTGCTGCATCAGGCGGTTCAGCAAGTTGAGCTTATGACTGGGAAGTCACCGGATATTAGCGCAATGCGGCAGGCGATGGACGCCGCGATAGATCATGTGGGGAGGAACAGTTGA
- the ruvX gene encoding Holliday junction resolvase RuvX: MTAHSMRPGVRIGVDYGAARIGVAVTDPQGRFALPHETVARSKWGEDIDQIADLAEQLAAIEIVVGLPKHLSGASGASAKSARKFAHKLGSACPQLRVCMVDERLTTSTAHEQLAAVGIDNRRRKDKVDQVAATVILEQAIEIERRTGKEPGETISRGRPAGS; encoded by the coding sequence GTGACCGCACACTCAATGCGACCAGGGGTGCGCATCGGCGTTGACTACGGCGCGGCGCGCATTGGCGTAGCCGTAACCGATCCACAGGGTCGGTTTGCCCTCCCACACGAAACCGTGGCCCGCAGTAAATGGGGCGAAGACATCGACCAGATCGCGGACCTGGCGGAGCAACTGGCGGCCATTGAAATCGTGGTGGGGCTACCTAAACACCTCAGTGGCGCCAGCGGCGCGTCCGCGAAGTCTGCCCGCAAGTTTGCGCATAAACTGGGCTCAGCCTGTCCGCAGCTAAGAGTGTGTATGGTGGACGAAAGGTTAACGACTTCCACGGCGCACGAGCAGCTGGCAGCCGTTGGAATTGATAATCGCCGACGCAAAGATAAAGTAGACCAAGTTGCAGCCACCGTAATTTTGGAACAGGCTATTGAAATTGAACGCAGAACGGGTAAAGAGCCGGGGGAGACCATCAGCCGCGGCCGACCCGCAGGGAGTTAA
- the alaS gene encoding alanine--tRNA ligase: MRTAEIAKRWNDYFRRHGHEIVPSVPLVSPDPSVLFTIAGMVPFIPYIVGTEKAPWPRAASVQKCVRTNDIDNVGRTTRHGTFFQMNGNFSFGDYFKEGAIDFAWELLTGSVDDGNYGLDGDRMWVTIWDEDKESYDLLTNKIGMDPKHIVRLPREDIFWDTGQPGPAGPCAEWHYDRGPAYGPEAVGGTVDPGGDRYLELWNLVFDQFLRGEGTGKDYPLLGELDEKAIDTGAGLERLAFVLQDKANMFEIDQVRPVITAAEKLSGRVYEGGGDPEDDVRMRIVGDHVRSAMMLINDGVIPGNDGRGYVLRRLIRRAVRSMRLLGVDTATLPTLMPISRDAMKATYPELETNWDRIADVAYGEEEAFRRTLTAGTTILDTAVKSAKKSGSGLLSGDEAFTLHDTYGFPIDLTLEMAREQGVGVDEERFRALMAQQKQRARADALAKKSGHVDSRIYHDFQAKLGGGSQFLGYTDWKTESRIVGLVKDGVPAPVVTEPGSVEVILDKTPFYAEMGGQLADHGIIRTAGGGIFEVDDVQAPVKGLSVHRGRLIEGVLALDDKCVAQIDQHRRLAIARAHTATHMIHKALHEYVGEGATQAGSENAPSRLRFDFRNPAAVPADQMEAIESRVNDRLADNLTISDSIMDIDDAKALGAMALFGEKYGREVRVVNIGDGWSLELCAGTHVPTTGHIGRIAVLGESSIGSGVRRIDALVGDGAYDFQAKEHALVSRLSALMGGKPEELPTRLEQTLKRLKDAQKELAKLGEAQLLARAPELIKTARRLGGYTTVVKNLGEVPSADALRHLVLDMRERMGESEPAVIVGIGVVNDKPQAVVATNQAARDAGAKAGALVRIATKELGGGGGGRDDIAQGGGQRKDNIDAAVAATQRALEQS, encoded by the coding sequence ATGCGTACCGCTGAAATTGCTAAGCGGTGGAACGATTACTTCCGCCGCCACGGTCACGAGATCGTTCCATCCGTCCCGCTGGTGTCCCCGGATCCATCTGTACTGTTCACGATCGCGGGGATGGTCCCGTTTATCCCCTACATTGTGGGCACGGAAAAAGCCCCGTGGCCGCGCGCAGCTTCGGTGCAAAAATGCGTGCGCACCAACGACATCGACAACGTCGGGCGCACCACGCGTCATGGCACGTTCTTTCAGATGAACGGTAACTTCTCGTTCGGAGACTACTTCAAAGAAGGCGCGATAGATTTCGCGTGGGAGCTGCTGACCGGGTCCGTCGATGACGGCAATTACGGTTTGGACGGCGACCGCATGTGGGTGACAATCTGGGATGAGGATAAGGAATCTTACGACCTGCTCACCAACAAGATTGGGATGGACCCGAAGCATATTGTTCGCCTGCCGCGAGAAGACATTTTTTGGGACACTGGCCAGCCCGGTCCGGCGGGCCCGTGTGCGGAGTGGCATTACGATCGCGGCCCCGCTTATGGCCCTGAGGCCGTGGGTGGCACCGTGGATCCGGGTGGCGACCGCTACTTGGAACTGTGGAACCTAGTGTTCGATCAGTTCTTGCGAGGCGAGGGAACGGGGAAGGACTACCCGCTGCTCGGTGAGCTCGATGAGAAAGCGATTGATACGGGCGCGGGCCTAGAACGCTTAGCCTTCGTTTTGCAAGACAAGGCGAACATGTTTGAAATCGACCAGGTGCGCCCGGTGATCACGGCAGCAGAGAAGCTTTCTGGCCGCGTTTACGAAGGTGGTGGAGACCCGGAAGATGACGTGCGTATGCGAATTGTGGGTGACCATGTTCGTTCCGCGATGATGCTGATTAATGATGGTGTAATCCCTGGTAACGATGGCCGCGGCTACGTGCTGCGCCGGTTGATTCGCCGCGCTGTTCGTTCCATGCGGCTGCTTGGGGTGGATACCGCAACGCTCCCCACCCTCATGCCGATTTCGCGAGACGCGATGAAAGCAACGTACCCGGAACTTGAAACCAACTGGGACCGCATCGCAGACGTGGCATACGGGGAAGAAGAAGCGTTCCGCCGCACGCTAACAGCGGGCACCACAATATTGGATACGGCCGTGAAATCCGCTAAGAAATCCGGCAGTGGTTTACTCAGCGGAGACGAAGCCTTTACGTTACACGACACGTACGGGTTCCCGATTGACCTCACGTTGGAAATGGCGCGTGAACAGGGCGTGGGAGTGGATGAGGAGCGCTTCCGCGCCCTCATGGCACAGCAGAAACAGCGGGCGCGGGCCGATGCGCTGGCGAAGAAATCGGGGCACGTAGATTCGCGTATCTACCATGACTTCCAGGCCAAGCTCGGGGGTGGATCCCAGTTCCTGGGGTACACCGATTGGAAGACTGAGTCGCGCATCGTGGGGCTCGTCAAAGATGGTGTGCCCGCACCGGTTGTGACCGAACCGGGGAGCGTCGAAGTTATTTTGGATAAAACCCCGTTCTACGCGGAAATGGGTGGGCAACTAGCCGACCATGGCATAATCCGCACCGCGGGCGGGGGCATTTTTGAGGTCGATGACGTGCAAGCACCCGTCAAAGGCCTGAGCGTGCATCGCGGCCGCCTAATCGAGGGAGTGCTCGCCCTAGATGACAAGTGCGTGGCACAGATAGATCAACATCGCCGCCTCGCAATCGCGCGGGCACACACCGCAACCCACATGATCCACAAGGCCCTTCACGAATACGTCGGAGAGGGAGCGACGCAAGCTGGGTCCGAAAACGCGCCCTCCAGATTACGGTTCGACTTCCGTAACCCTGCAGCGGTGCCGGCAGATCAGATGGAGGCAATCGAGTCGCGCGTGAACGATCGGCTGGCTGACAACCTCACGATCTCGGATTCCATCATGGATATTGACGACGCAAAAGCCCTGGGGGCGATGGCGTTGTTTGGCGAAAAATACGGGCGGGAAGTGCGCGTGGTGAACATTGGGGACGGGTGGTCCCTCGAACTGTGCGCCGGCACGCACGTGCCCACCACGGGCCATATTGGCCGCATCGCGGTGCTGGGGGAATCGTCTATCGGGTCGGGCGTGCGGCGGATTGACGCGCTCGTTGGGGATGGTGCGTACGACTTCCAAGCGAAAGAACACGCACTCGTATCTCGCTTATCCGCGCTGATGGGGGGCAAACCAGAGGAACTGCCCACTCGTTTGGAACAAACTCTCAAGCGGCTCAAGGATGCGCAAAAAGAGCTGGCGAAGCTTGGCGAAGCGCAGCTGCTGGCCCGCGCCCCAGAGCTGATTAAGACCGCGCGCCGCCTGGGCGGCTACACCACGGTTGTGAAGAACCTTGGGGAAGTTCCCTCCGCGGATGCGCTGCGCCACCTGGTGCTGGACATGCGCGAGCGGATGGGAGAGAGTGAACCGGCCGTAATCGTTGGGATTGGCGTGGTGAACGACAAACCCCAGGCGGTGGTGGCTACCAACCAGGCGGCTCGGGATGCCGGCGCTAAAGCGGGCGCGCTCGTGCGCATCGCCACCAAAGAACTCGGTGGTGGTGGCGGTGGCCGCGACGACATCGCTCAAGGCGGTGGGCAACGCAAAGACAACATCGACGCCGCCGTAGCCGCGACCCAACGGGCTCTCGAACAGTCGTGA
- the rpsD gene encoding 30S ribosomal protein S4 has product MANRSRRQVRLSRALGIPLTPKAARYFERRPYGPGEHGRARRRQESDYAVRLKEKQRLRAQYGIREAQMRRAFDEAKRQEGRTGSNLIEHLETRLDALVLRSGFARTIAQARQVVVHRHILVDGKIVDRPSFRVKPGQTIQVKPKSQTTVPFEIAASGVHRDVLPAVPPYLEVDLEKLRAKLVRKPERVEVPVICEDQLVVEYYSR; this is encoded by the coding sequence ATGGCAAATCGTTCTCGCCGTCAGGTGCGTCTCTCACGCGCCCTCGGGATTCCACTCACCCCGAAAGCAGCGCGTTACTTTGAGCGCCGCCCATACGGTCCGGGTGAGCACGGCCGCGCCCGCCGCCGGCAAGAGTCCGACTACGCGGTGCGTCTGAAGGAAAAGCAGCGTCTGCGCGCCCAGTACGGTATCCGCGAGGCGCAGATGCGTCGGGCTTTCGACGAAGCGAAGCGGCAAGAGGGACGCACGGGCTCCAACCTGATTGAGCACCTCGAAACCCGCCTGGACGCGCTCGTTTTGCGTTCCGGTTTTGCCCGCACGATCGCGCAGGCACGCCAAGTGGTTGTGCACCGCCACATCCTAGTGGACGGCAAGATTGTGGATCGCCCCTCGTTCCGTGTGAAGCCGGGCCAGACGATTCAGGTGAAGCCGAAGTCGCAGACGACGGTGCCGTTTGAGATCGCCGCATCGGGTGTGCACCGTGATGTGCTGCCCGCAGTCCCCCCGTACCTGGAGGTGGACTTGGAGAAGCTGCGCGCCAAACTGGTTCGTAAACCAGAGCGCGTGGAAGTACCCGTGATCTGTGAAGACCAGCTGGTCGTTGAGTACTACTCACGCTAA